The following coding sequences are from one uncultured Desulfobacter sp. window:
- a CDS encoding anaerobic C4-dicarboxylate transporter — MWIIELAVVLIFIWLGARIGSIGIGFAGGFGVLVLAVVFGLAPGSIPTDVILIIMGVIAAIAAMQEAGGLDYLVQIAEKVLKSNPKYITFLAPVVTYVMTLFAGTGHTAFSTLPVIAEVAKREGIRPSRPLSIATVASQIAITASPISAAVVFFSGELEKFGVDYVQLLMISIPSSFIAVMLGALITNFIGKDLDKDPVYQELLAKGLVKMDTGEKQAKVLPPEAKRSVIIFGIAIVCVVFYATAISSTVGLITDPVLERDHAIITFMLAAATLITLLCKVEAKNILDAATFKSGMSACICVLGVAWLGTTFVAAHLDEINVFAGNLLESKPWLLAVVLFFAAMLLYSQAATTRALMPAALALGISPVAAIASFAAVSALFVLPTYPTLLAAVEFDDTGSTRIGKYVFDHPFIIPGSLTIFFAVILGFVFGGMIL, encoded by the coding sequence ATGTGGATAATTGAACTCGCAGTCGTCCTTATCTTTATCTGGCTCGGCGCCCGAATCGGAAGTATCGGTATCGGGTTTGCCGGAGGGTTCGGGGTTCTGGTCCTGGCCGTTGTTTTTGGTCTTGCCCCGGGGAGTATTCCCACAGATGTCATCTTAATAATTATGGGTGTGATCGCGGCCATTGCAGCAATGCAGGAGGCCGGGGGGCTTGATTACCTTGTCCAGATCGCTGAAAAAGTATTAAAGAGTAATCCCAAGTATATAACCTTTCTGGCACCGGTGGTGACCTATGTCATGACCCTGTTTGCCGGAACCGGGCATACCGCATTTTCAACCCTGCCGGTGATAGCAGAGGTGGCAAAGCGTGAAGGCATCCGCCCCTCCCGTCCCTTATCCATAGCAACGGTGGCCTCGCAGATCGCCATCACGGCATCCCCGATTTCAGCCGCAGTTGTTTTTTTCTCGGGCGAGCTTGAAAAGTTCGGCGTTGATTATGTTCAACTCCTGATGATCTCCATTCCCAGCAGTTTTATTGCTGTGATGCTGGGCGCCCTGATTACCAATTTTATAGGCAAGGATCTTGATAAAGATCCTGTCTACCAGGAGCTGCTGGCCAAAGGGCTGGTCAAAATGGATACCGGAGAAAAACAGGCTAAGGTACTACCGCCAGAGGCGAAACGTTCGGTTATCATTTTTGGAATAGCCATTGTCTGTGTTGTTTTCTATGCAACGGCCATCAGTTCCACTGTGGGCCTGATCACAGACCCGGTTCTTGAGCGGGATCACGCAATTATTACCTTTATGCTTGCTGCGGCCACATTGATTACGTTGCTGTGCAAGGTGGAAGCGAAAAATATCCTGGATGCAGCAACGTTTAAGTCCGGTATGAGTGCCTGCATTTGTGTGTTGGGCGTGGCATGGCTCGGCACAACCTTTGTTGCCGCCCATCTGGATGAAATCAATGTCTTTGCCGGAAACCTGCTTGAATCCAAGCCATGGCTGCTGGCCGTGGTGCTTTTCTTTGCCGCAATGCTGCTGTACTCCCAGGCGGCAACCACCCGTGCGCTGATGCCTGCGGCACTGGCACTGGGCATCAGTCCGGTTGCGGCCATTGCCTCATTTGCCGCTGTCAGCGCACTGTTTGTCCTTCCCACCTATCCCACCCTGCTTGCGGCAGTCGAATTTGATGATACAGGCTCCACGCGTATCGGCAAGTATGTGTTTGATCATCCGTTTATCATCCCGGGATCCTTGACCATTTTTTTCGCCGTGATTCTCGGTTTTGTTTTTGGAGGAATGATACTGTAA
- the aspA gene encoding aspartate ammonia-lyase → MTIEAQLISNVSKASGISPQDISEFFSEGEKCRFEPNDWLFHESTPRQWAGIVLGGDVELVRGLHGSSRHVATIIPGALISEGALLGDDAHSCGAYTRNGATVLLIRKEQIEAFKANRTDLFYRILGRVAVRINRRMRRLSDQLYQNQYEPQEVAGFRLEQDSLGQREVSDNAYFGVQTKRAMENFAISGIPVSNFQHLIEGLALVKKAAAMANHELDTLDKEKTDAICKACDDLLEGKFHGHFTVDMFQGGAGTSTNMNANEVIANIGLEFMGYNKGEYSYLHPNDHVNCSQSTNDAYPTAIKLAVLLSCRNLICALEELRDALQEKSDAFSDVLKMGRTENQDAVPMTLGQEFSAYAVMIDSAINAIERTAEEFLDINMGATAIGTGINSPPGYANLVTQKLSEISGLKLRRARNLVEATQNAGTFVQMSATLKRAAVQISKICNDLRWMSSGPRCGLNEINLPPMQPGSSIMPGKVNPVIPELVNQICYQVMGYDAVVSMAAEASELELCMAEPIIAFDLLHGMMILKNASVTLTSRCIVGIEANRDICRGYVENSIGLITALVPVIGYEKSAAIAKEALNTGESVYNLVLNKELLTKDKLDEILRPENMTDPREIPKK, encoded by the coding sequence ATGACAATAGAAGCGCAATTAATAAGCAATGTATCCAAGGCATCGGGCATCAGCCCCCAGGATATTTCCGAATTTTTTTCAGAAGGGGAAAAATGCAGGTTCGAGCCCAATGACTGGTTGTTTCATGAGTCCACTCCCCGCCAGTGGGCCGGAATCGTTCTTGGCGGAGACGTTGAATTGGTCCGCGGGCTGCACGGCAGTTCACGGCATGTGGCGACGATCATTCCCGGTGCGCTGATCAGTGAAGGCGCTTTGCTCGGTGATGATGCCCACTCCTGTGGGGCCTATACCAGAAACGGCGCAACCGTTCTGCTGATAAGAAAAGAGCAGATTGAGGCATTTAAAGCGAACCGGACCGACCTCTTCTACCGGATTCTTGGAAGAGTGGCGGTCCGGATTAACCGCCGGATGCGCCGTCTTTCAGATCAGCTGTACCAGAATCAATATGAGCCACAGGAGGTGGCCGGCTTCCGCCTGGAACAGGATTCACTGGGGCAGCGGGAAGTTTCCGATAATGCATATTTCGGCGTACAGACCAAACGGGCCATGGAAAACTTTGCCATATCAGGTATTCCGGTGAGCAATTTCCAGCATTTAATCGAGGGGCTTGCCCTGGTGAAAAAAGCCGCAGCCATGGCAAACCATGAGCTTGACACCCTGGATAAAGAAAAGACAGATGCCATCTGCAAGGCCTGCGATGACCTGCTGGAAGGGAAATTTCATGGGCATTTTACCGTTGACATGTTCCAGGGCGGGGCCGGGACTTCGACAAACATGAACGCCAATGAGGTCATCGCCAACATCGGCCTTGAATTCATGGGATACAACAAGGGGGAATACAGCTATCTTCATCCCAATGACCATGTCAACTGCTCTCAATCCACCAACGATGCGTATCCAACGGCGATAAAGCTTGCTGTTCTGTTGTCCTGCCGGAATCTGATCTGTGCCCTGGAAGAACTTCGTGATGCCCTGCAGGAAAAATCAGACGCGTTCAGTGATGTACTGAAAATGGGGCGTACGGAGAACCAGGATGCGGTTCCAATGACCCTTGGACAGGAATTCAGTGCCTATGCCGTCATGATCGACAGTGCCATAAATGCCATTGAGCGGACCGCAGAAGAGTTCCTTGATATCAACATGGGGGCCACAGCCATAGGGACCGGCATAAATTCCCCGCCCGGATATGCCAACCTTGTGACACAGAAACTGTCCGAAATCAGCGGGTTGAAGTTGAGACGGGCAAGAAATCTTGTGGAGGCAACACAGAATGCCGGTACCTTTGTGCAGATGTCTGCTACCTTGAAACGGGCCGCAGTGCAGATTTCTAAAATCTGCAACGATCTGCGGTGGATGTCATCCGGGCCCCGCTGCGGACTGAATGAAATTAATCTGCCGCCCATGCAACCCGGATCATCCATCATGCCGGGAAAAGTAAACCCGGTGATCCCGGAACTGGTCAACCAGATCTGTTACCAGGTCATGGGGTACGATGCCGTTGTTTCCATGGCAGCTGAGGCCAGTGAACTGGAACTTTGCATGGCTGAGCCCATCATCGCCTTTGACCTGCTCCACGGCATGATGATATTGAAAAATGCCAGTGTAACCCTTACTTCACGCTGTATCGTCGGCATTGAGGCAAACCGTGATATCTGCAGGGGCTATGTTGAGAACAGTATTGGTCTTATCACCGCCCTTGTTCCGGTGATCGGCTACGAAAAATCGGCGGCCATCGCCAAAGAGGCTTTGAACACAGGAGAAAGTGTGTACAACCTGGTTTTAAACAAAGAACTACTTACCAAGGATAAGCTGGATGAGATACTGCGCCCGGAGAATATGACAGATCCAAGGGAGATTCCCAAAAAGTAG
- a CDS encoding branched-chain amino acid ABC transporter permease, whose translation MMDRTTTIPGVRSGFHPLKIIFIIILISGLAAFPFVSGNRFYISLITEMMIFGLLAMSLDVLLGYTGLLSFMHNAYLGISAYAVGLFLIHVSPESFWLACLAGIALTCVVAVPVGWVQVRTGGLTFALLTLAFGMMFHTIVWKWYDVTGGDDGLMGMPNPDISLFGITIGNSGDPLVIYMFTLVIVALCFFLTRRIINSPFGAVLEAIRENESRAAFIGINVRKYKLLGWLLACLLAGIAGALFILYKGYIGPSTMSVFTGAGVLMMVLLGGMGSLWGSLAGAAIFIYIQDYISTMTEHWEIYLGLVVIFLVLFLPTGFAGLTDHIRRMRKE comes from the coding sequence ATGATGGATCGCACAACAACCATACCCGGCGTCAGATCGGGGTTTCACCCCTTAAAAATAATTTTTATTATTATCCTGATTTCCGGCCTGGCTGCGTTTCCTTTTGTCTCCGGCAACCGGTTTTACATCAGCCTGATCACTGAAATGATGATATTCGGGCTGCTGGCCATGAGCCTGGACGTGCTGTTGGGCTATACCGGCTTGTTGTCGTTCATGCACAATGCCTATCTGGGCATCAGCGCCTATGCGGTGGGACTGTTCTTAATCCATGTATCCCCGGAATCCTTCTGGCTTGCCTGCCTGGCCGGCATTGCCCTTACCTGTGTCGTGGCCGTGCCCGTGGGCTGGGTCCAGGTCAGGACCGGGGGGCTGACCTTTGCCTTGCTGACCCTGGCATTCGGCATGATGTTTCATACCATTGTATGGAAATGGTACGATGTGACCGGCGGGGATGACGGATTAATGGGCATGCCCAATCCGGATATCAGCCTGTTCGGCATCACCATCGGAAATTCCGGGGACCCGCTGGTGATTTACATGTTCACACTGGTCATTGTCGCCTTGTGTTTTTTCCTCACCCGGAGAATCATCAATTCACCTTTTGGCGCGGTGCTTGAAGCCATTCGCGAAAATGAGAGCCGGGCCGCCTTTATCGGTATCAATGTCAGAAAATACAAACTGCTGGGCTGGTTGCTGGCCTGCCTGCTCGCCGGTATCGCAGGCGCCTTATTCATCCTGTATAAAGGCTATATCGGCCCGTCCACCATGAGCGTCTTTACCGGGGCCGGTGTGCTTATGATGGTCCTTCTCGGCGGCATGGGCTCTCTTTGGGGATCTCTGGCCGGTGCGGCCATATTTATTTATATCCAGGATTACATCAGTACAATGACGGAACATTGGGAAATTTATCTCGGGCTTGTGGTCATTTTTCTTGTTTTGTTTCTGCCGACCGGATTTGCCGGCCTGACTGATCATATTAGACGAATGAGAAAGGAGTAA
- a CDS encoding ABC transporter ATP-binding protein gives MRGLLCTQNLCCQFGGVMATNDVCFSVEHSGLTSIIGPNGAGKTTFINLVTGKIGASSGKILFKEKDITNTPTHELVKMGISRTFQINSLFENLSVFENLRIARQAKVGGSFRIFSLKQKLKPVIKDTWAILERLGLENMAGLPAKNLAYGDQRILEVAIALAGDPKILFLDEPTAGMSPSETQHIADLIKDLANEISIVLVEHDMDMVMRISDRITVLQDGCIISDGTPREIRSNQQVREAYLGKAA, from the coding sequence ATGAGGGGATTACTTTGTACACAGAATTTATGCTGTCAATTCGGCGGCGTAATGGCAACCAACGATGTCTGTTTCAGTGTTGAGCACAGTGGATTAACCTCGATTATCGGCCCCAACGGAGCCGGAAAGACCACGTTTATCAATCTTGTCACCGGCAAAATCGGTGCCAGTTCCGGAAAAATTTTGTTCAAGGAAAAGGACATTACCAATACCCCCACCCATGAGCTGGTAAAAATGGGGATTTCCAGGACCTTCCAGATCAACAGCCTGTTTGAAAATCTAAGTGTATTTGAAAACTTGAGAATTGCCAGGCAGGCCAAAGTCGGGGGCTCTTTTCGCATATTCTCCTTAAAGCAAAAATTAAAACCGGTCATCAAAGATACATGGGCCATACTGGAACGTCTGGGGTTGGAAAACATGGCCGGCCTGCCGGCCAAAAACCTGGCCTATGGTGATCAGCGCATCCTTGAGGTCGCCATTGCCCTGGCCGGGGACCCCAAAATTCTGTTCCTGGATGAACCCACGGCCGGCATGTCACCTTCGGAAACCCAGCATATTGCAGACTTGATCAAAGATCTGGCCAATGAGATCAGCATTGTCCTGGTGGAGCACGATATGGATATGGTCATGCGGATTTCAGACCGGATTACGGTTCTCCAGGACGGCTGCATCATTTCAGACGGCACGCCCCGGGAAATTCGCAGCAATCAGCAAGTCAGAGAGGCATATCTTGGCAAAGCGGCATAA
- a CDS encoding methyltransferase domain-containing protein — translation MKETSKSISRRLRDPNFISRYFRGTGIDIGAGKDPVSLYHELFPLMGKVRIWDLQDGDAQVMKGVEDNTYDFVHSSHCIEHLHNPVIGLENWIRIVKPGGFIIVTVPDEDLYEQGIFPSNKNSDHKWTFTIHKKSSWSEKSINVLELLTVYDDTIEIYKIELLNQAYRYSLPQFDQTLTPVGECAIEIILRKRTAAELEAGGRLNPKGQLSKLDFEMLTGYRLK, via the coding sequence ATGAAAGAGACCAGTAAATCCATTTCACGAAGATTAAGGGACCCCAATTTTATCTCCAGGTATTTTCGCGGAACAGGTATTGATATTGGGGCCGGCAAAGACCCTGTCAGTTTATACCATGAACTTTTCCCCTTGATGGGGAAAGTGCGCATTTGGGACCTCCAGGACGGGGATGCACAGGTCATGAAAGGCGTGGAAGACAACACGTATGATTTTGTTCACTCCAGTCACTGCATTGAGCATCTGCACAATCCTGTAATAGGACTTGAAAACTGGATTCGAATCGTTAAACCCGGCGGCTTTATCATTGTGACGGTCCCGGATGAAGACCTCTATGAACAAGGCATTTTCCCCAGTAATAAAAATTCGGATCATAAATGGACATTCACCATCCATAAAAAGTCATCCTGGTCTGAGAAATCCATTAACGTTCTTGAGCTTCTCACAGTCTATGATGATACGATTGAAATCTACAAAATCGAACTGCTTAACCAAGCCTATCGGTATTCGTTACCTCAGTTCGACCAGACCCTGACACCTGTGGGCGAATGCGCCATTGAAATTATTCTACGAAAAAGGACGGCGGCTGAACTTGAAGCCGGCGGCCGGTTAAACCCCAAAGGACAGTTGAGCAAATTGGATTTCGAAATGCTCACCGGATATCGGTTAAAGTAA
- a CDS encoding ABC transporter substrate-binding protein — protein MKKFITISLSIIIAALFLGPYPVCAQKPVKIGVLVPLTGIAAQGGLEMKYGIEMAAREKGTVLGKPIKLLVEDTQVKPPIAVSKAEKLVYKDDCKALIGVLSSGVGLALAKNINKLNVPFLSTHVMTTKFYGLHPMVFRSGQLANDQTAVGNIKGILARPDLKDRTYYVLVHDYSWGHDAGERFIALAKENGIKIYNEKYDKAPIKTKDWSSYISKIKASGADGVYMAFITNVIPIFAKQASDFGLQDKVKLVSAAAPGPLELEAGGTACHGIFGVSDWSWDVNNPASDDWEMRFWNEYKTTPSDAAVHSYVGAMNLFNAIEKAGSTDAKAIASALKGISYDGPYGTVRISAKDNCMRNDAVLTETMAAPANPFGAKVYMKVLHTFPAAELGPPE, from the coding sequence ATGAAAAAATTTATCACGATCTCATTAAGTATTATAATCGCCGCACTGTTCCTTGGACCCTATCCGGTGTGCGCCCAAAAGCCTGTTAAAATCGGCGTACTGGTACCCCTTACCGGAATTGCCGCCCAGGGCGGACTGGAAATGAAGTACGGCATTGAAATGGCTGCCCGGGAAAAAGGGACGGTGCTTGGAAAACCCATCAAACTGCTGGTTGAAGATACCCAGGTAAAACCCCCCATTGCCGTTTCAAAGGCGGAAAAGCTGGTTTACAAAGATGACTGCAAGGCATTGATCGGTGTTTTGTCCAGCGGCGTGGGCCTTGCCCTTGCCAAAAATATCAACAAGCTGAATGTGCCCTTTTTAAGCACCCATGTCATGACCACAAAATTTTATGGTCTCCACCCCATGGTGTTCAGATCCGGACAGCTGGCCAATGACCAGACCGCCGTCGGCAATATCAAGGGAATCCTGGCACGGCCCGACCTGAAAGACCGCACCTATTACGTCCTTGTCCACGATTATTCCTGGGGCCATGATGCCGGGGAGAGATTCATCGCACTGGCCAAAGAGAACGGCATCAAAATTTATAACGAAAAATATGACAAAGCCCCCATCAAGACAAAGGACTGGTCATCTTATATCAGTAAGATCAAGGCATCCGGGGCAGACGGCGTCTACATGGCATTTATCACCAACGTAATTCCGATTTTTGCCAAACAGGCCTCTGACTTCGGCCTCCAGGACAAAGTAAAACTGGTTTCCGCGGCAGCCCCCGGCCCCCTGGAACTGGAAGCCGGAGGAACGGCCTGCCACGGTATTTTCGGCGTATCGGACTGGTCCTGGGATGTCAACAATCCAGCCTCCGACGACTGGGAGATGCGGTTCTGGAACGAATATAAGACCACCCCATCGGATGCGGCCGTTCACAGTTATGTGGGCGCCATGAACCTCTTTAACGCCATTGAGAAAGCCGGGAGTACGGATGCCAAAGCCATTGCGTCAGCCCTCAAGGGGATCAGTTACGACGGTCCCTACGGAACGGTCCGGATTTCCGCAAAAGACAACTGCATGCGCAATGATGCCGTTCTGACGGAAACCATGGCGGCACCGGCTAATCCTTTCGGCGCCAAGGTATATATGAAAGTACTTCATACATTCCCGGCAGCCGAGCTTGGCCCGCCTGAGTAA
- a CDS encoding class I SAM-dependent methyltransferase, whose product MALQKETLGNDKWFADGSQASSEVEEYYNTWGKDYEDSVKSWDYDAPETAAAMLNDYKQTDGTVCDAGCGSGLTGEALNAAGFKSIIGFDLSPDFAAVAKDKGVYEDVHIVNMHEKPFRYEDNQFANLICIGTLTYIEDVPAVVREFARITTPGGMVIFSHRTDMIDDEFTGKLEALKAEKVIDEVLVSEPKPYLPGNKDFSDKIQIVYYAYRVL is encoded by the coding sequence ATGGCATTACAAAAAGAGACACTGGGCAATGACAAATGGTTTGCAGATGGTAGCCAGGCAAGCAGCGAAGTTGAAGAATATTACAACACCTGGGGCAAAGATTACGAAGATTCCGTAAAAAGCTGGGATTATGACGCACCGGAAACGGCCGCTGCAATGCTGAATGACTACAAGCAGACTGACGGCACCGTATGTGACGCCGGATGCGGCAGCGGACTGACCGGCGAAGCATTGAATGCCGCCGGTTTTAAAAGCATTATCGGTTTTGACCTGAGCCCCGATTTTGCCGCCGTTGCCAAGGATAAAGGCGTGTATGAAGATGTACACATTGTCAACATGCATGAAAAACCCTTCCGTTATGAAGACAACCAGTTTGCCAATCTGATCTGCATCGGAACACTCACCTACATTGAAGACGTCCCTGCTGTTGTTCGCGAGTTTGCCCGGATCACCACACCCGGCGGCATGGTGATTTTTTCCCATCGTACGGACATGATTGATGATGAATTTACAGGAAAACTTGAAGCCCTCAAGGCCGAAAAGGTCATAGACGAAGTCCTGGTCTCCGAACCCAAACCTTACTTACCTGGAAATAAAGACTTTTCTGATAAAATCCAGATCGTTTACTACGCATACCGCGTATTGTAA
- a CDS encoding ABC transporter ATP-binding protein encodes MAKRHKILEIEEMQTYYGDSHVIQGLSMHVYEQEAVSIIGRNGAGKTTTLRSIMGLTPPRSGNILIDGRQTTRWQPHKVSRLGVAYVPAERHIFPGLSVEENLRLAARPGPGENAWTFEKVYDHFPVLADRSQQDGATMSGGQQQMLAIGRALISNPRIIIMDEPSQGLSPILVQNITDVVLKFCVQSGITLLIVEQNYQMALKVASRHYLMDTRGEIVNNLTTRELEDNPEIVQSHLSV; translated from the coding sequence TTGGCAAAGCGGCATAAGATCCTTGAAATTGAAGAGATGCAGACCTATTACGGAGACAGCCACGTCATCCAGGGGCTGTCCATGCACGTGTACGAGCAGGAAGCGGTTTCCATTATCGGGCGCAACGGTGCCGGGAAAACCACAACCCTAAGATCCATCATGGGCCTGACCCCGCCCCGGTCCGGAAACATCCTTATCGATGGCCGGCAAACCACCCGGTGGCAGCCCCACAAGGTTTCCCGGCTCGGGGTGGCCTATGTACCAGCGGAACGCCACATTTTCCCGGGGCTAAGTGTTGAGGAAAACCTGCGCCTGGCCGCCCGGCCGGGCCCCGGTGAAAACGCCTGGACATTTGAAAAAGTATACGACCATTTTCCTGTGCTGGCCGACAGATCCCAACAGGACGGCGCCACCATGAGCGGTGGCCAGCAGCAGATGCTGGCCATCGGCAGGGCCCTGATCAGCAATCCCCGGATCATTATCATGGACGAGCCATCCCAGGGCCTGTCACCGATCCTGGTCCAGAACATTACGGATGTGGTGTTAAAATTCTGCGTCCAATCGGGTATCACCCTTTTGATTGTCGAACAAAACTATCAAATGGCACTCAAGGTCGCCAGCCGCCACTACCTCATGGACACCCGGGGAGAAATCGTCAACAATCTGACCACCCGGGAGCTTGAGGATAATCCCGAAATCGTTCAATCCCATTTATCGGTTTAA
- a CDS encoding branched-chain amino acid ABC transporter permease translates to MSGTLSIIVDLTLNSLVLGGVFLIVAIGLNIIYGLSRIMNMAHGALYAVGAYTGFTLTAAGVNFFAALLIAPLIVGGIGLIIERTVIAPMRKRSMVYTLILTYGLMFFLDGSIKYIWGNEPRFIELPQFMQGTLPILGTDYPVFRLVTLLLIIVIMGALMLFLNKTKIGIILRASSTIPEMVSCLGVNMHYVHIGAFLLGCVMAALAGIIAGPLTTIDPLMGGEMLISSFVVIVIGGLGSLRGAVIAALLIGAVQTLAEFFITDLAMVIVYILMAVILAFMPRGLLGEGKFE, encoded by the coding sequence ATGAGCGGAACACTGAGCATTATAGTCGATCTTACGTTGAACAGCCTTGTTCTTGGCGGTGTGTTTCTCATAGTCGCCATCGGTTTGAACATTATTTACGGGCTGAGCCGCATCATGAATATGGCCCACGGTGCGTTGTACGCCGTGGGCGCCTACACAGGTTTCACACTTACGGCAGCAGGGGTGAACTTTTTCGCCGCACTGTTAATCGCCCCCCTCATCGTGGGGGGCATCGGGCTGATCATCGAACGGACCGTCATTGCGCCCATGCGGAAAAGATCCATGGTATACACCTTGATCCTGACCTACGGACTGATGTTTTTTCTTGACGGCTCGATCAAATACATCTGGGGAAACGAACCCCGCTTCATTGAGCTGCCCCAATTCATGCAGGGCACCCTGCCCATACTCGGCACCGACTACCCGGTTTTCAGACTGGTGACCCTGCTGCTGATTATCGTCATCATGGGCGCTCTAATGCTGTTTTTAAACAAAACAAAAATCGGGATTATTCTCAGGGCATCGAGCACCATCCCCGAAATGGTCTCCTGCCTGGGCGTGAACATGCACTATGTGCATATCGGTGCTTTTCTTCTTGGATGCGTCATGGCCGCACTGGCAGGGATTATTGCAGGCCCCTTGACCACCATTGATCCGCTGATGGGCGGGGAGATGCTGATCAGCTCTTTTGTGGTGATTGTTATCGGGGGCCTTGGAAGCCTTCGCGGCGCGGTCATTGCGGCGTTGCTCATCGGGGCTGTCCAGACGCTGGCTGAATTTTTTATCACGGACCTGGCAATGGTCATCGTTTACATCCTTATGGCGGTGATTCTTGCCTTCATGCCCCGGGGCCTCCTTGGAGAAGGAAAGTTTGAATGA